The proteins below come from a single Candidatus Omnitrophota bacterium genomic window:
- a CDS encoding sulfide-dependent adenosine diphosphate thiazole synthase, whose protein sequence is MFKRVSEAEVSRAIVGEFSQWFSDYITSDAVIIGGGPSGLMAAMDLSREGFKTLIVESNNYIGGGFWIGGYLMNTLTFRAPSNEILDELKIPYKEVKEGLFVADGPNACSKLISAACDAGARILNMTKFDDVVLRNKRVEGAVINWTPVSALPRAITCVDPISIESKLVIDATGHDAWVCKSLEKRKIIAMETFGPMDINSSEDAVVEKTGEVYPGLLVCGMAVATVYGLPRMGPSFGAMLYSGRKAAKEAMAMLAEPAIL, encoded by the coding sequence ATGTTTAAGAGGGTAAGTGAAGCCGAGGTAAGCCGCGCTATAGTCGGCGAATTCAGTCAGTGGTTCAGCGACTATATAACGTCAGACGCGGTGATTATAGGCGGCGGGCCCAGCGGCCTTATGGCCGCAATGGATTTAAGCAGGGAAGGGTTTAAAACTTTAATAGTCGAGTCCAATAACTATATAGGAGGGGGTTTTTGGATAGGCGGATATCTGATGAATACCCTGACATTCAGAGCCCCGTCTAATGAAATCCTGGATGAGCTGAAAATACCCTATAAGGAAGTGAAAGAGGGCCTATTTGTCGCTGATGGCCCGAACGCGTGCTCCAAGCTTATTTCAGCGGCGTGCGACGCGGGAGCAAGGATCCTTAATATGACAAAGTTTGACGATGTAGTATTGCGGAATAAAAGGGTAGAAGGCGCAGTCATAAACTGGACGCCTGTCTCGGCGCTTCCAAGGGCGATTACATGCGTCGATCCCATTTCCATAGAATCGAAACTTGTAATAGACGCGACGGGCCATGATGCGTGGGTATGCAAAAGCCTGGAGAAGAGAAAGATAATCGCAATGGAGACGTTTGGGCCGATGGATATCAATTCATCGGAAGACGCTGTCGTAGAGAAGACGGGCGAGGTATATCCGGGACTTTTGGTTTGCGGAATGGCCGTTGCCACAGTTTACGGCTTGCCCCGCATGGGCCCCAGCTTTGGAGCGATGCTTTACTCAGGAAGGAAAGCGGCAAAAGAGGCGATGGCTATGTTAGCAGAGCCAGCCATTCTGTAA